In the genome of Streptomyces sp. Tu 3180, the window GGCCCGATGAGCCCCTGGCTGCCCGGCGCGCCCTGCACCCCACGGGGCTGTGTGGAGCCGGCGGCAGCCGCGGCGGTCGTGCCGCGGACGGTGCGGGCGGTGGCACGGCTGACCGCGGTCGTTCTCCTGCTCCTCGCCGGGATCGCACTGCTGCCGCTCGGGCGGCGGATCCCCGCGGACCCGGTGCGCCGGTGGTGCCGCTGGATCGTGCGGGCCGCCGGGGTCCGGGTCCGCATCACCGGGGCCGCCGTGCCCGCGGGCGGACTGCTGCTCGTCGCCAACCACATCTCCTGGCTCGACGTGCCCCTGCTCGCCGCGGTCCGGCCCGCCCGCATGCTGGCCAAGACCGAGATACGGAGCTGGCCCGTGGCGGGGCCGCTGGCCGCGCGCGGCGGCGTCCTGTTCATCGACCGGGACCGGCTGCGCGCCCTGCCGGACACGGTCGCCCGGATCGCCGGGGCCCTGCGCGAGGGCGCGGCGGTCGGAGCCTTCCCGGAGGGCAGCACCTGGTGCGGCCGGGCCCAGGGACACTTCCGCCGCGCGGTCTTCCAGGCCGCACTGGACGCGGCGGTCCCGGTCCAGCCGGTCCGGATCCGCTACCGGACCGTGCGCGGGGACCCGGTGACCGCCGTGGCCTTCGTCGGCGACGACACCCTGCTCGCCTCGCTGTGGCGCGTGGCCTCGGCCCGCGGGGTGATCGCGGAGGTCGAGGTGCGGGCCCCGATCCCGCCGGGGGACTTCACCGACCGCCGCGCCCTGGCCGCCGCCGCTCAGCCGGAGTCCGGTCCCGCGCGCGGTGACGGTGTCCACGGGAGAGCACTGTGGACAAAACAGTGAAATTTGTGGCTTATCCATCGTTTTCGGTCGGTGGATGCGGAGAACCGGGGGAGGAGCGACCCCGAAGGGAGGGTGAGGAAAGATGATCACCCGCGAAGAGATTGCGACCCTGCTGGATCACCCCGTGTACGACGGGGACGGCAACAAGATCGGTGACGCGAAGCACGTCTTCCTCGACGACATGAGCGGGCGTCCCGAATGGGTGACCGTCAAGACGGGGATGTTCGGCTCCAACGAGTCCTTCATACCCATCCGCGACGCCTCCGTGGTGCAGGACCACCTCGAAGTCCCGTACCGCAAGGACAAGGTCAAGGGCGCGCCCAACGTCGACGTCGACGCGGGCGGCCACCTGTCGGCGGACGAGGAACACCGTCTGTACGACTACTACGGCATCGACTGGGACAGCGTGCTGGCCGAGCCGGGCGACCGTGACCGGACCACCGGCACGGGCACGGCCGGGGCGGCGGGCGCCGCCGGGGCCGCGGGCACGGCCGGTCGCCGAGACGACGCGGCCGGGGCGGCCGGCGGGACGGCCGGGACCGCGGACATGGCCGGCCGGCGGGGTGAGGCGCGCACGGGTGCGCGCGGCGACGACGCCATGACCCGTTCCGAGGAGCAGATGCGCGTCGGCGTCGAGCGCCGCGAGACCGGACGGGCCAGGCTGCGCAAGTACGTGGTCACGGAAGAGGTCCAGCAGACCGTGCCGGTGCGCCACGAGGAAGTGCGCGTGGAGCGGGAGCCGA includes:
- a CDS encoding lysophospholipid acyltransferase family protein; amino-acid sequence: MSPWLPGAPCTPRGCVEPAAAAAVVPRTVRAVARLTAVVLLLLAGIALLPLGRRIPADPVRRWCRWIVRAAGVRVRITGAAVPAGGLLLVANHISWLDVPLLAAVRPARMLAKTEIRSWPVAGPLAARGGVLFIDRDRLRALPDTVARIAGALREGAAVGAFPEGSTWCGRAQGHFRRAVFQAALDAAVPVQPVRIRYRTVRGDPVTAVAFVGDDTLLASLWRVASARGVIAEVEVRAPIPPGDFTDRRALAAAAQPESGPARGDGVHGRALWTKQ
- a CDS encoding PRC and DUF2382 domain-containing protein, translated to MITREEIATLLDHPVYDGDGNKIGDAKHVFLDDMSGRPEWVTVKTGMFGSNESFIPIRDASVVQDHLEVPYRKDKVKGAPNVDVDAGGHLSADEEHRLYDYYGIDWDSVLAEPGDRDRTTGTGTAGAAGAAGAAGTAGRRDDAAGAAGGTAGTADMAGRRGEARTGARGDDAMTRSEEQMRVGVERRETGRARLRKYVVTEEVQQTVPVRHEEVRVEREPITDANRDAAMSGPDISEAEHEVTLHEERPVVETEAVPVERVRLTTEEQTTEETVRGQVRKERIEAEAEAEGDTGRPGRDVPKKGRP